The following are encoded in a window of Brevibacillus sp. DP1.3A genomic DNA:
- a CDS encoding CdaR family transcriptional regulator, with product MPVEPNYFQQYQHADIDELADVIGELLQNPITVEDADHKLIAYSSHGESTDEARWSTIMGRRVPEKVLTRLWKDGVFQELLTQDDPVHIPAKDEIGLGKRVAIAIRRGSDVLGYIWAQEVNRPITREDDEILRQAARVAVSRLIQRQGKRKAEEQRRKEFLWELLLGNHSSEAVIRQKADTLQMQLPTSYLICIIEAAGARLDQYLYPLLMRDKLLWVVDGSQIILLIGLSDAKKDKSDVLIRKVEQFLSDSLGKLEAHVTEGRQVIAGYGRDYKSYTDIVKSYREALHALKIKKLFPQENEGIHGYHELGIYRYLLQLKQWEEEQGYQNERLEKLRQYDRDNQTTLLTTLETFLDAAGKVNKTAERLHIHINTLSYRLRRIEEIMRVDLDNMNQRAALYLELKIAKLDGEQ from the coding sequence GTGCCCGTAGAGCCTAACTATTTTCAACAGTATCAGCATGCTGATATCGACGAATTAGCTGATGTCATTGGAGAACTTTTGCAAAATCCGATAACGGTCGAAGATGCCGATCATAAACTGATTGCTTACAGCTCACACGGAGAAAGCACTGATGAAGCGCGCTGGTCTACCATCATGGGGCGACGGGTACCGGAAAAAGTGCTGACGCGCCTTTGGAAGGACGGCGTATTCCAGGAGCTGTTAACGCAAGACGACCCCGTACACATCCCAGCCAAGGACGAAATCGGCTTGGGGAAGCGTGTGGCGATTGCCATTCGCAGAGGGAGCGACGTACTCGGTTACATTTGGGCACAAGAGGTGAATCGACCGATTACCCGGGAAGATGATGAAATTCTTCGTCAGGCAGCACGTGTAGCTGTTTCGCGTCTCATCCAACGGCAGGGAAAACGCAAGGCGGAGGAGCAGCGACGCAAGGAATTTCTGTGGGAGCTGTTGCTGGGGAATCACAGCAGTGAGGCTGTCATTCGCCAAAAAGCGGACACCTTGCAGATGCAGCTTCCAACCTCTTATCTCATTTGTATTATTGAAGCGGCAGGAGCGCGTCTGGACCAGTACTTGTATCCGTTATTAATGCGTGACAAGCTGCTCTGGGTTGTCGACGGCTCGCAAATCATCTTATTGATCGGTCTGTCCGATGCGAAAAAAGACAAGAGTGACGTGCTTATTCGCAAGGTGGAACAGTTCCTTTCCGACTCGCTTGGCAAGCTCGAAGCACATGTCACGGAAGGACGCCAGGTGATTGCCGGGTACGGGAGAGACTACAAGTCTTACACGGATATTGTGAAAAGCTACAGGGAAGCGCTGCATGCGCTCAAGATCAAGAAGCTGTTTCCACAGGAAAATGAGGGGATTCACGGGTACCACGAGCTTGGGATTTACCGGTATCTACTACAACTGAAGCAGTGGGAAGAGGAGCAGGGCTATCAGAATGAACGGCTGGAAAAGCTCAGACAGTACGATCGCGACAACCAGACGACGCTCTTGACAACATTGGAGACTTTTTTGGATGCCGCTGGCAAGGTCAACAAGACAGCAGAGCGCCTGCATATCCACATTAATACGTTGAGCTATCGACTGAGACGAATTGAGGAGATCATGCGTGTCGATCTCGACAATATGAACCAGCGGGCTGCCTTATATTTAGAGTTGAAAATAGCCAAATTAGATGGGGAACAGTAG
- the ald gene encoding alanine dehydrogenase, producing MIVGIPKEIKNNENRVAITPAGVAALVQNGHSVRVETSAGQGSGFTNEDYKAVGAEIVETAAEAWASDMVMKVKEPLPAEYGYFREGLILFTYLHLAPEPELTRELIDKKVIAIAYETIQLDNGALPLLMPMSEVAGRMSVQIGAQFLEKQYGGKGVLLGGVPGVPKGEVVVIGGGIVGTNAAKMALGLGANVTIIDVNADRLRQLDDLFQGRVQTLMSNSFNIASAVKKADLLVGAVLIPGARAPRLVTEDMVKDMSPGSVIVDVAIDQGGSIETVDRITTHDKPTYEKHGVIHYAVANMPGAVARTSTLALTNVTVPYAVQLANKGYAQAIRDNKALAKGVNVIDGKVAYKAVADAHNLPYASIEEVLLVKN from the coding sequence ATGATCGTTGGAATTCCAAAAGAAATTAAAAATAATGAGAACCGCGTAGCCATTACCCCAGCAGGTGTAGCTGCTCTGGTACAAAACGGACATTCCGTTCGTGTAGAAACAAGTGCAGGGCAAGGCAGTGGTTTTACGAATGAAGATTACAAGGCAGTAGGCGCTGAGATCGTAGAAACAGCAGCAGAAGCTTGGGCGTCTGACATGGTAATGAAAGTAAAAGAACCACTCCCTGCTGAATACGGATATTTCCGCGAGGGTCTGATTCTGTTCACGTATTTGCATCTCGCACCAGAGCCTGAATTGACTCGTGAATTGATCGATAAAAAAGTGATTGCAATCGCTTACGAAACCATCCAGCTCGACAATGGCGCTCTGCCACTGTTGATGCCGATGTCTGAAGTAGCGGGCCGCATGTCCGTTCAAATCGGCGCGCAATTCTTGGAAAAGCAATATGGTGGAAAAGGCGTTCTGCTCGGTGGCGTACCAGGCGTACCAAAAGGCGAGGTAGTCGTAATCGGCGGCGGGATCGTAGGGACAAACGCAGCGAAAATGGCGCTCGGATTGGGTGCAAATGTAACGATCATCGATGTAAACGCAGACCGTCTGCGCCAACTGGATGACCTGTTCCAAGGCCGCGTTCAGACGCTGATGTCCAATTCCTTCAACATCGCAAGCGCTGTGAAAAAAGCAGATTTGCTGGTAGGCGCTGTACTCATTCCGGGTGCTCGTGCTCCACGTCTGGTAACAGAAGATATGGTAAAAGACATGTCACCTGGTTCTGTGATCGTAGACGTTGCGATTGACCAAGGCGGATCGATTGAAACAGTTGACCGTATCACTACGCATGACAAACCAACCTATGAAAAGCACGGTGTGATTCACTATGCGGTAGCCAACATGCCTGGTGCAGTCGCTCGTACATCTACATTGGCCCTGACCAACGTAACCGTTCCTTACGCGGTACAATTGGCGAACAAAGGCTACGCACAAGCGATTCGCGACAACAAAGCATTGGCAAAAGGCGTAAACGTCATCGACGGCAAAGTAGCTTACAAGGCTGTAGCTGATGCGCATAACCTGCCGTATGCTTCTATCGAGGAAGTTTTGCTGGTGAAAAACTAG
- a CDS encoding Ger(x)C family spore germination protein: MKCMRIASAMLLLATTLLSGCWDQKAIQDLRYLSAMGIDYINNEYVFYAQSTDLSTVAKQESSTTLQAPPATISIGKGKTLQSAFDNLQKNAQVPVFLGFVSSIVFHERLLKKGVITSHDIMNRYGLIRYTKWVFGTREPIDKVLSSHSLVGFSPLDSLLHQPKDVYEQRSFIEPIQFYRFISNFWEPSNTVLLPNITLYKRSWKENNRFISRLSIDGIHAIHRGHWQGYFPNRDLMGIRWMNSDTEFAGLIVRQNNTPKATMRIEHVELDITPITTGDHPRYQVNVRLKGFVREMMSAVTPAFVRKNSEEQVAEQIRGTFLKGVKAGVDLYSLEENLFKKDYQAWRKYEIRKRNKLTPDSLTQIQVHMYLSDSGKMKMGSVKYPDPLGPNE; the protein is encoded by the coding sequence ATGAAGTGCATGCGGATTGCGTCGGCTATGCTGTTGTTGGCAACCACTCTTCTTAGCGGCTGTTGGGATCAGAAAGCCATTCAGGACCTTCGCTACTTATCTGCGATGGGCATTGATTACATCAACAATGAGTATGTTTTTTACGCCCAATCCACCGATCTGTCTACCGTCGCCAAGCAGGAATCATCAACTACCCTTCAAGCTCCACCTGCCACCATTTCGATCGGAAAAGGGAAAACGCTTCAGTCTGCCTTCGATAACCTGCAAAAAAACGCACAGGTACCTGTGTTTCTAGGCTTTGTATCCTCCATCGTATTTCATGAGCGCCTCTTGAAAAAGGGCGTTATCACCTCCCATGATATTATGAATCGATACGGTCTGATTCGTTACACCAAGTGGGTATTCGGAACGCGGGAGCCGATTGACAAAGTGTTAAGCTCCCATTCTTTGGTCGGATTTTCTCCATTGGACTCTCTCTTGCATCAGCCAAAGGATGTTTACGAGCAGCGTTCGTTTATCGAACCGATCCAATTTTATCGGTTTATCTCGAACTTTTGGGAGCCGTCAAACACCGTATTATTGCCAAACATCACACTTTACAAGCGTTCCTGGAAAGAAAATAACCGCTTCATCTCGCGCCTCTCCATCGATGGCATCCACGCCATTCATCGTGGACATTGGCAGGGTTACTTCCCCAATCGTGATTTAATGGGAATTCGGTGGATGAATAGTGACACGGAATTTGCTGGCCTCATTGTGCGACAAAACAACACTCCCAAAGCGACAATGCGCATTGAGCATGTTGAATTGGACATCACTCCGATTACCACTGGAGATCATCCTCGTTATCAGGTCAATGTCCGACTAAAGGGGTTCGTTCGTGAAATGATGAGTGCGGTTACGCCTGCTTTCGTACGAAAAAACTCCGAAGAACAGGTAGCCGAGCAAATTCGCGGGACGTTTCTAAAAGGAGTCAAAGCAGGGGTTGATCTGTATAGCTTGGAGGAAAATTTGTTTAAAAAAGACTACCAGGCTTGGCGTAAATACGAAATACGCAAACGCAATAAGCTCACACCTGATTCCCTGACCCAAATCCAGGTGCATATGTACTTAAGTGATTCCGGAAAAATGAAGATGGGTTCGGTCAAATACCCTGACCCGCTTGGGCCGAATGAATGA
- a CDS encoding spore germination protein, producing MTLEEELREKFAHCADVVFMRTVTSEDQPVLMLYCEGLADVRQLQDTALPQLERFLAIGDLRSLPLFPLFTNPELWVERLFAGDLLIFIGDSPPFAWDISNRPERNPEESNTEISIKGPRDGFVEDLSTNVALIRKRMRTITLAYEPFILGTRSRTRIGMMYITDGVSEDLVEMMRERLHKCTSKKIVNSAILEKILSDNTHSLFPLVDYTGRPDYVIYMLLQGKVVVLVDGSPLALVAPVTLLELIKSPEDDQYPVTYVWLERMLRLGGFWIAIFLPGFWIALSAYNVEQYPFQLLATVTQGRKGLPFSAPMELFLILFIFEFLREAGARLPKNVGQTLALVGALIIGDASIRAGLTSPSMLFIGSLTVVASFTLVNQSLSGAVTVARFAVFFLSAIIGMYGFILGMIAIVYYLSTLTSFGRSYILMGSSNSLSTLFNVLFKSMTSFFRTRTAKGGDNK from the coding sequence ATGACCCTTGAAGAGGAACTGCGGGAAAAATTCGCGCATTGTGCGGACGTCGTTTTTATGCGCACGGTCACATCTGAGGATCAGCCTGTATTGATGCTTTATTGCGAAGGACTTGCAGACGTTCGTCAATTACAAGATACGGCCTTGCCGCAATTGGAGCGATTCCTAGCTATTGGTGATTTGCGTTCGCTTCCCCTTTTCCCACTCTTCACGAACCCAGAGTTGTGGGTTGAGCGACTGTTTGCAGGAGATTTACTGATTTTTATTGGAGACTCTCCTCCGTTTGCCTGGGACATCTCCAATCGTCCAGAGCGCAATCCTGAAGAATCCAATACAGAGATTTCGATCAAAGGTCCTCGGGACGGCTTCGTCGAGGATCTCTCCACGAACGTTGCTCTCATTCGCAAGCGCATGCGAACGATTACTCTGGCCTATGAGCCTTTTATTCTCGGAACGCGCTCGCGCACAAGAATCGGTATGATGTATATCACAGATGGGGTATCTGAAGATCTGGTAGAGATGATGCGTGAGAGACTACACAAATGTACCTCAAAAAAAATTGTGAACAGCGCCATTCTGGAAAAGATACTGAGTGACAACACTCACTCCCTATTTCCATTGGTTGATTATACTGGACGCCCTGACTATGTCATTTACATGCTGCTGCAAGGTAAGGTCGTCGTATTGGTAGACGGCTCACCCTTGGCACTCGTGGCACCTGTAACCTTACTCGAACTAATCAAATCTCCTGAAGACGATCAGTACCCTGTTACCTATGTATGGCTGGAACGCATGCTGCGCCTGGGTGGATTTTGGATCGCAATCTTTCTTCCTGGCTTCTGGATTGCACTATCCGCCTATAATGTAGAGCAATATCCTTTTCAATTGCTCGCTACCGTTACACAAGGCCGAAAAGGGCTGCCGTTTTCCGCACCGATGGAGCTATTTCTCATCTTGTTTATCTTTGAATTTCTGCGTGAGGCAGGCGCCCGTTTGCCCAAAAACGTCGGGCAGACACTGGCATTAGTCGGCGCACTGATTATCGGGGATGCTTCCATTCGTGCAGGACTGACATCTCCCTCGATGCTATTTATCGGCTCCCTTACCGTCGTTGCATCCTTCACACTGGTCAATCAGTCATTAAGCGGCGCGGTAACAGTTGCTCGTTTCGCTGTTTTCTTCCTTTCTGCGATCATCGGCATGTACGGCTTTATCCTCGGGATGATTGCCATCGTGTACTACTTGTCCACCTTGACCTCCTTTGGCAGATCGTATATTTTGATGGGTTCATCCAACTCCTTGTCCACACTGTTCAATGTCTTGTTCAAATCCATGACCAGTTTTTTTCGGACAAGAACAGCTAAGGGTGGCGATAACAAATGA
- a CDS encoding endospore germination permease, whose translation MKVDGKIGIGQAIMVMMLTIGITNHVTVIPLVLSKAGRDAWLSVLLSGIPFSFWAYLLFVINRSLVQQSLYEWISQRSGKIVSNFLLVPIMICLYLMALTNLIDTQTWTTVNYLPRTPEWVTALALMGLCVLASIGGMTSVGITAGILLPIVVLLGFFVAFGNIPKKDYSLLLPLFQNGFRPLLHGMLYVGGGFTEMFLLLLLQHHVRKPFRLVHFFVMLGITLLLTLSPLTGAIAEFGPVESARQRFPAFEQWRLLTIGKDIENMEFFSIFQWLSGAFIRITLCLILLGDLITIRTRKQRKFMMLFFGGSMIAFTSLPYSDMQFVAFLSRVYYPLYFVIMVVVSLALILISLRKPSRQEGAPYDP comes from the coding sequence ATGAAAGTGGACGGAAAAATCGGGATTGGTCAAGCCATTATGGTGATGATGCTGACGATCGGCATTACGAACCACGTAACCGTCATCCCCCTCGTACTTAGTAAAGCAGGCAGAGATGCTTGGTTGAGCGTGTTGCTTTCAGGTATCCCCTTTTCCTTCTGGGCGTATCTGCTGTTTGTAATTAATCGAAGTTTGGTTCAACAGTCTTTGTATGAGTGGATTTCACAACGATCAGGAAAAATCGTCAGCAATTTCTTGCTCGTTCCAATCATGATTTGCCTGTACCTAATGGCGCTAACGAATCTGATCGATACGCAAACTTGGACAACCGTAAACTACTTGCCTCGAACACCCGAGTGGGTGACCGCTTTAGCCTTGATGGGGCTATGTGTACTCGCTTCTATTGGAGGTATGACCTCCGTTGGAATCACAGCAGGCATCTTGCTCCCCATAGTCGTGTTGCTCGGATTTTTCGTTGCTTTTGGCAATATTCCCAAAAAGGATTATAGTCTTTTGCTCCCGCTTTTCCAGAACGGTTTTCGTCCGCTGTTACATGGGATGCTTTACGTTGGCGGCGGTTTCACCGAGATGTTTCTGCTCCTGTTGCTCCAGCATCACGTACGAAAGCCGTTTCGACTCGTACACTTTTTTGTCATGCTCGGTATCACGTTGCTGTTGACACTCAGCCCACTGACAGGGGCAATTGCAGAATTTGGACCTGTGGAGTCCGCTCGTCAACGTTTTCCTGCATTTGAACAATGGCGGCTACTCACGATCGGAAAAGACATCGAGAACATGGAGTTTTTCTCGATTTTCCAGTGGCTTTCTGGTGCTTTTATTCGAATAACGCTTTGCCTGATTCTTTTAGGAGATTTGATCACGATACGAACCCGAAAGCAACGCAAATTCATGATGCTGTTTTTCGGTGGAAGCATGATCGCCTTCACCAGCCTCCCTTACAGCGACATGCAATTCGTAGCCTTCTTATCGCGTGTATACTACCCACTTTACTTCGTCATCATGGTTGTTGTCTCACTCGCACTCATCCTGATATCCCTGCGCAAACCATCCAGACAGGAGGGGGCCCCTTATGACCCTTGA
- a CDS encoding quinone-dependent dihydroorotate dehydrogenase, producing the protein MYQLIRKYLFQQDAEEIHEKTIGALRLVEDSAPGKSILKMIYQVKDQRLENKLWGMTFPNPVGLAAGFDKNAEVYHALGALGFGFVEIGTLTPQGQPGNPKPRLFRLPEHQAVINRMGFNNHGAYLASQHLVGYAYSDVPIGINIGKNKVTPNEEAAIDYSKCMDMLYAYGHYIVINISSPNTPNLRDLQETESLRHLVRAVREKATEMEARAIKKKPILLKVAPDMSDEHMRDVVHAAVEEGISGIIATNTTLSREAVSGHRFAEEAGGLSGRPLTERSTAWVKEIYQEVGDKVPIIGVGGIYNGEDAYAKIRAGASLVQVYTGMIYQGPGIAKQINKKLLKLMQRDGFKHISEVIGVDAKE; encoded by the coding sequence ATGTATCAGCTCATAAGAAAATATCTATTCCAGCAAGATGCGGAAGAGATTCATGAAAAGACAATTGGTGCCTTAAGGCTAGTGGAGGATTCTGCTCCAGGCAAAAGCATCCTGAAGATGATCTATCAGGTAAAAGACCAGCGGTTGGAGAATAAGCTGTGGGGAATGACGTTTCCGAATCCAGTCGGACTTGCAGCCGGTTTTGATAAAAATGCAGAAGTCTATCATGCGTTGGGTGCTCTTGGTTTTGGGTTTGTGGAAATCGGGACGTTGACGCCGCAGGGGCAGCCAGGCAATCCGAAGCCGCGTTTGTTCCGATTGCCGGAACATCAAGCTGTCATTAACCGGATGGGCTTCAACAATCACGGTGCGTATTTAGCTTCCCAGCATTTGGTCGGTTACGCATACTCAGATGTTCCGATTGGGATTAACATTGGGAAAAACAAAGTAACGCCGAATGAAGAGGCGGCCATCGACTATAGCAAATGTATGGACATGCTCTATGCATACGGTCACTATATCGTCATTAACATCAGCTCTCCGAATACCCCGAATCTGCGTGACTTGCAGGAAACAGAGAGCTTGCGTCATTTGGTGCGTGCAGTAAGGGAAAAGGCGACTGAAATGGAAGCGCGTGCCATCAAGAAAAAACCGATATTGCTGAAAGTAGCACCAGACATGTCGGATGAGCACATGCGCGATGTTGTTCACGCTGCTGTTGAAGAAGGCATATCCGGAATTATCGCTACCAATACGACACTGTCACGCGAGGCGGTTTCCGGACATCGATTTGCCGAGGAAGCTGGTGGCTTGAGCGGAAGACCTCTTACGGAGCGTTCCACCGCTTGGGTAAAGGAGATTTATCAAGAAGTAGGAGACAAGGTACCAATCATTGGTGTCGGAGGCATTTATAACGGCGAAGACGCCTACGCGAAAATCCGAGCAGGAGCCAGTCTCGTTCAGGTGTATACGGGGATGATTTATCAAGGCCCAGGTATTGCCAAGCAAATCAACAAAAAACTGCTCAAGCTCATGCAGCGCGATGGTTTTAAACATATTAGTGAAGTAATTGGCGTGGACGCAAAAGAATAG
- a CDS encoding energy-coupling factor ABC transporter permease, protein MNRYRLVSTCLMIAGFVLYFLLNEPETGHAMHIMEGYLPLSWALFWWAVFLPFFMLGIRSINKIVKEHPEMKLLIGVAGAFAFVLSALKIPSVTGSSSHPTGTGLGAIMFGPFAMSVLGSMVLLFQALLLAHGGLTTLGANAVSMAVVGPLVAYGIYRMIMKVNGSQRLAVFAAAALADLATYVVTSIQLALAFPAESGGVLASFAKFAGIFAFTQVPLAISEGLLTVLVWNWLLSYNAKELTQLRLLKREESL, encoded by the coding sequence ATGAATCGATATCGTCTCGTATCGACTTGTCTGATGATCGCGGGCTTTGTCCTGTATTTTTTGCTCAATGAACCAGAGACAGGACATGCGATGCACATCATGGAAGGGTATTTGCCATTGTCCTGGGCCTTATTTTGGTGGGCTGTCTTCTTGCCATTTTTTATGCTTGGAATTCGCTCGATTAACAAGATTGTAAAAGAACATCCCGAAATGAAGCTCCTTATTGGCGTTGCTGGAGCGTTTGCGTTTGTTTTATCTGCACTAAAAATACCTTCGGTTACAGGCAGCAGCTCTCATCCGACTGGAACGGGGCTTGGCGCCATTATGTTTGGGCCTTTTGCGATGTCTGTGTTAGGGAGCATGGTGCTCTTGTTTCAAGCTTTGCTTTTGGCACATGGAGGTTTGACTACGCTAGGGGCAAATGCTGTATCCATGGCTGTAGTAGGACCACTGGTGGCATACGGAATCTATCGGATGATCATGAAGGTCAACGGAAGCCAACGTCTGGCTGTTTTTGCGGCGGCTGCTTTGGCTGACCTCGCTACCTATGTGGTGACTTCGATTCAACTGGCACTCGCATTTCCAGCTGAATCTGGCGGAGTGTTGGCCTCGTTTGCCAAATTTGCAGGAATTTTTGCATTCACGCAAGTACCGCTCGCAATCAGTGAAGGTCTGTTGACTGTCCTTGTTTGGAACTGGTTGTTATCTTACAACGCAAAAGAGCTTACACAGCTTCGTTTGCTCAAACGGGAGGAATCGCTGTGA
- a CDS encoding energy-coupling factor ABC transporter substrate-binding protein produces MKKGWNWLLLLGVIVLAIVPLLLVQDSEFGGADGVAEEAIKEIAPNYEPWFQPLIEPPGGETESLLFAVQAALGAGVVGYAVGLYKGRLDKRKK; encoded by the coding sequence GTGAAAAAAGGATGGAACTGGCTTTTACTCTTGGGGGTAATCGTATTGGCGATTGTCCCGCTGTTGCTGGTGCAGGATTCGGAATTTGGCGGCGCAGACGGCGTAGCGGAGGAAGCGATTAAGGAAATTGCTCCGAATTACGAACCGTGGTTTCAACCGCTGATAGAACCACCAGGGGGAGAGACGGAGAGTCTATTGTTTGCGGTGCAGGCGGCGTTGGGAGCGGGAGTGGTTGGCTACGCTGTAGGCTTGTACAAAGGTCGGTTGGATAAGCGGAAAAAATGA
- the cbiQ gene encoding cobalt ECF transporter T component CbiQ, which produces MNGLQLDSLSYQSRLKRLPPAHKLLLASVLLLLVLVGHVWMQMAVVVWMTVWVVVYARIPVRIYCAFMIVSLSFFVAGLPALLVEGARAGEVHVQVAAAWELGSYVLYVPMSSFGKVWILFWRTMASLSCFAFILFTVPFAEILQVLRRLRMPVLVTDLLMIMYRFIFVLVTISHQLWIAQRSRGGHRGFRATLRDAGVLVAQLFVRAMRKYEALHKGMAARGFGESMQVLAFHTHARSRRYEWESIAGCMLLVLLEWWTGGWWL; this is translated from the coding sequence ATGAACGGTCTGCAGCTTGATTCACTTTCTTATCAAAGCAGGCTAAAACGTCTGCCGCCAGCTCATAAGTTATTGCTGGCGAGTGTATTGTTACTACTCGTCTTGGTGGGACATGTATGGATGCAGATGGCCGTCGTTGTTTGGATGACGGTATGGGTAGTGGTGTATGCCCGTATTCCTGTCCGTATCTATTGTGCCTTTATGATCGTGTCGCTCTCGTTTTTCGTGGCGGGGCTCCCTGCCCTATTGGTAGAAGGGGCGAGAGCAGGAGAAGTACACGTCCAGGTCGCGGCAGCATGGGAGTTGGGTTCGTATGTGCTCTATGTGCCTATGTCATCATTTGGTAAAGTTTGGATTTTATTTTGGCGTACCATGGCGAGCTTATCTTGCTTTGCTTTCATTTTGTTTACCGTGCCGTTTGCTGAAATCTTGCAGGTGCTTCGCCGACTTCGTATGCCTGTCCTTGTGACTGACTTATTAATGATCATGTATCGGTTTATTTTTGTGTTGGTAACGATTTCTCACCAGCTCTGGATTGCCCAACGTTCTCGGGGAGGTCATCGCGGTTTCCGCGCGACGCTTCGAGATGCAGGGGTTCTCGTTGCGCAATTGTTTGTCAGAGCGATGCGCAAATACGAAGCTTTGCACAAAGGAATGGCGGCTAGAGGCTTCGGGGAGAGCATGCAGGTGCTCGCGTTCCATACCCATGCTCGCTCGCGCCGCTATGAGTGGGAGTCAATCGCAGGCTGTATGCTGCTGGTACTGCTTGAGTGGTGGACAGGAGGTTGGTGGTTATGA
- a CDS encoding energy-coupling factor ABC transporter ATP-binding protein translates to MTSRLLEFIDLQYTYPGGREPVLSGLSLWIPEGKKCVLLGRNGCGKSTLFLHGNGIIEPQQGQVLWKGKPLVYKRAALQEMTQKVGLVFQDPEHQLIASTVAEDISYGLCNQKLSVDVIRAKVEKVLDAFGLRELAEAPIHHLSLGQKRRLALAGVMVMEPELLLLDEPTAYLDRYQTKNLLRELDAIHQQGTTVLMATHDMDIAFEWAEWICIMDKGRLVFAGDPQEALENRTMLESLHLGMPLLVDVWEALPEQWKRELGGNIPRSVDELRKMLSVQRVW, encoded by the coding sequence ATGACATCACGGTTGTTGGAGTTCATCGATTTGCAGTACACGTATCCGGGAGGGCGGGAACCCGTCCTGTCAGGGCTGTCCTTATGGATTCCAGAGGGGAAAAAATGTGTCCTTTTGGGACGAAATGGCTGTGGGAAGTCGACCTTGTTCTTGCATGGAAACGGGATCATCGAGCCACAGCAGGGACAGGTGCTGTGGAAGGGGAAACCGCTTGTCTATAAACGAGCCGCACTGCAAGAGATGACGCAAAAGGTAGGCTTGGTCTTTCAAGATCCCGAGCATCAGCTGATTGCAAGCACGGTCGCGGAAGATATATCCTACGGTTTATGCAATCAGAAGCTGTCTGTGGACGTAATCCGGGCTAAGGTAGAAAAGGTGCTGGATGCATTCGGGTTGAGAGAGCTGGCAGAAGCTCCGATTCATCATTTGAGCCTGGGACAAAAACGACGTCTGGCACTCGCGGGGGTCATGGTCATGGAGCCCGAGCTTTTGCTATTGGACGAGCCTACTGCGTATCTGGATCGCTATCAGACAAAAAATTTGCTGCGGGAGCTCGATGCCATTCACCAGCAAGGAACGACTGTTTTGATGGCGACACACGATATGGATATTGCGTTTGAATGGGCAGAGTGGATCTGCATCATGGATAAAGGCAGGCTTGTGTTCGCGGGAGATCCGCAGGAGGCATTGGAAAATAGAACCATGCTAGAGAGTCTTCATCTGGGTATGCCGTTGCTTGTTGATGTGTGGGAGGCACTGCCTGAACAGTGGAAGCGGGAACTTGGCGGTAATATTCCACGTTCGGTCGACGAACTGCGAAAAATGCTCAGTGTTCAGCGGGTGTGGTGA